In Dryobates pubescens isolate bDryPub1 chromosome 19, bDryPub1.pri, whole genome shotgun sequence, the sequence GTTGCATATTTTCCAATTACTTGTGTTCTTTCCCATTAAAATGAATATTTCCAAGGCTCTACTCCTCTTCATCTAGAGACAGAAATTTATATGAGACTGTATCATATGTGAATTTTTTCAGTCATGACACTTCAAGTCAAAGAGACACTGCTTCCAGCTTGTTTAAATAACTGTACCCACTTAGTTGCAAAACATTATTTTAACTTCTGTCAACTCATACTCatgagagaaagaaaccacattttaaaaatattatttggaTTTTTAAAAATCCCAGAGATAAAACTGGAGTTCTGAAGACTGGCAGTGAgacgggggggggaagggggaggggggggggagtgtcACACTACAATGTCACATCTTTTCCTGTCAAGTGAAACAGGCCTCCTCTTGCAAAGACGCAGTCAGGTAGATTGTGACTTCAGGACTCCCAAAAGCAGGAATTAGGCCCCAAATAAAACGTCAAACCAAGCAGCAATTGTTGCTTTTTGATGGTCAGCAAATATTCTTTCGACAGCAAAGCTGAAGAGATTTGTTGACTGCTGAACCAGGAAGGGCTTGCAATCTGTCCCTAAATCTCCAACTACAGTCGAGCCTAGGTAGAAGCACCGAAATTCATCTTTTTTCCTGAGAAAAGGGCTTTGGATTTGGCCGTCATCAGCACACAAAATAAGCCAGGCTATTTGCTGTTCCACTTCCCTTCTCACCGTTGCCTCGCCAATAGAGAAGCCTCTTTCCTACCCATCAGACGTGCTGCCCCGAGTTCTCTCCTCCTCATCAGATGTGCTACCCTGACTCTTCTCTCCCCATTCTGCTCGTATAGAGGGTCCTTTTGTTCAGCCCTCCACGCCCTTTTCAGCCTTTCATTCCGTCTACCCCGCTACTTCTCCAGTTTGTCCCATGAAAGCGGAACGAccaccagccaggctgctccgcAGCCGGGGTATGACGGGCGTCCTGCTTAGCTGCCGGGCGAACGCCTCGCCCCCAAGCTCCTTTCCTTCAGTCGCGAAACGTACCcgcttcctctcctccctgcggTATTCGCGCAAACCCCCAAACTGCTCTCTGCTAGCAAAGCCCCCGGCGGGACGGCCAGCCCCGCAGTCGGTACGGGCCGGGCGCCACCGTGGGCTCTTCCCGAATAGGGACATTTCGCACGGTATTAGCCCAATTTCTAACTAAATCTCGTCTGTTTCTGGGTGAAGAAAATTACTCGGGCTGATTTAATGAATGCTAAACGACTGTCGGCGCGAAGAAGAAACACCCACCCCACCGTGCTTTTAGTCGATGATAAAATTGTGATGGGCGAgaagaagggggtggggagggaaaccAAGGAAGAAAACTTTGTTGCTAATGAGAAAAACTCGGCCGCGCAAACAAaactataaagaaaaaaaaaaatctgttcttgAAAAAGGATTAATTCAGTGTCTGTGAATAGGAAATCCTGCGCTGGGTAATTGCAGCGAGGTAGCGCGGCGCCCAGCTGCGAGGCGACGCGGGCACCTTTGTGCGTTTGCCAGAGGACAGCTCTGGGGAGAGGTAACTTCCCCCGGTCCCCACGGTCTGGTGTCAAGTAACGGGAAATTTAGCATTCCGCATTTCCAGAGCAAATtattcttccccctccccttctccggCTGCAGGCGACGAGCCAGCCGCTCCGCCTGACGGGGCGGGGAGACCCTGACTGCACCCCGCCGGGCACGGCCTCAGCACCCTTGACGAGACATCCCAGGgttctgcagggggctggaccgCGATTCCGTTGAGGGGcggcaggaaaaaaaggaacgGAACCCTCTCTGCGGGGTTAGCAGCCCAGGCACCCTCCGCCAAGTCCAGTGCAGCGGGAGGCACGGGGCCGACTGGTTCCCTcctccaccccagcacccaccttCGCAGACGATAACGAGGGAAGCACAAAGTGAAACACAGCAGCAacccagcagggcagtgcacTGGCTTACTAGGGCCACGGCAGCCCAGCCGCGCGCACTCTCAGTCAGGCGGGCAGCCGACGGAAAGGTGTCccgagcagccctgctggccacagccctcGTCCCCGGGGCGGGGTCCCCGGGGAAACGCTTCGAAAGGGTGGGGGCAGAAAAGGGTCCGTCGCCCTTAGGGAGAGGatgaaggggaggggagaggaggggggtaCCTAACCGTCGGTGAGGAAACAGCCCCTCGGGCAAGGGGGCAGCTCCTGTATGCTTCTCGATGCCCGCCTCCCCAGCATCCCCTCagcagggcggggcagggcagggacctAACGGCCACCCGCGTGCGCCAGCCGCTCCACCCGCAGGCGCGTGGGCCTCTGGCGGGCGGGATCCCGGCCGTGCGCGAGGAGTGAAACTGCCGCTGCCCTTCTCTCTGAAGACCGCCGAGTACATGCGGTACCCGGCCGCGGGCAGCACGGGCCGGACCCCTGCCCGTTGTCTGGCAGGAGTTAAGGGTCCTCGGAAGCCAAAGACCTCGCTTTAAGTGAGGAGAGGGTCTGAAAGCTGGAGTTAAAACCATTAATGAAAGTCAGCCGCTCAAAGCAAACCCACCCAGAGCACTGGGATTTGCTAACCCTTCATTGCTTTTCTGTTGCACAACTCTAAACTCAGTTTAAAAGGAGAGTTAGTTAGTATTTCATTGATAAAATCATCAAAATCCGtttaatttgcctttttctgAGACCAAAAGGTGACTTGAAATTCTTAAATATTCACATTGACAAGCCAGCTGGCTCTAGTATACAACTTACATGTTAACAAAAATGCATATCATTAATCATGACATTCgaacaggaagaagttctaaAGACATGAAGTCCAAGAGGTATTCAGACTACAGCGTTAATACTTTACTAAGGATTCATCATCGTATGAAGGGTAGAAGTCCTCAAGAAAAGTATTTCTCACCCCAGCTTTTCAGTGTTAAGTCCTCTATGATACCTAATTTACAACTCAAGCTACTAGGGGGAAGAGCAAAGTAATTACttgtttttaaaaggcaagCAACACTCCCCACACTGATATTAAACCCCCAACACAAAAAATTACCTGAATTTTGGAattgttaaaaacaaaaatgaaaaagacTTATTCATGTGAATACAAATCCAGTTAATTCCTGtcgttttggtggtggttttgtgtttggtttcgttgtttgtttttttcgaAGGCATAATTTGAAGGCAGACAAACCAATTTTTTCAGAAACAATAAGGTGAGGAGATAAAATGCATCTGGGTGAAAACATTAGGCTGAACTCTGTTTCCCTAAACTCCTGTTCAGGTTAATGATGGTTGCAGGTGCATAAGGGAAGCCAAATCATGTGCAAGgccaaagcaatttttttttctttctttctttcttgtttttttttttaaacaatcaCTTTATAAACCCCATATAATATATGGAGGCTTGCAAGTGGACATCTTAACACAGATATAGCAGCGTAAGCATGCCACAAACATACAATCTCatagaataaaattaatatCAAATATAAAGCATTTGAACCAAATCAAGCCTTAAACGTGATAAATTATTTCCTTCAAAGGAAACTTACGTAGGCTCAATAAGGTGGTTGCtagcagcatttttttttttttaataaagaaatCAAAAATGTCAAAATATCTACAGTTTTATGAGGAAGAGTTGAATAGTTAAGGAGAAATTTCCCACTATCAGAGGGTATGAAAAATATACTAGCAATTAATATGCGATACATATATGTATACCCATACTTACAAATATAAACACACACGTACAACCTGGACAGTTCATGTCAACCAAGGGAAAGGCTAAATAATACAAAGTGATTACTAAATACAGGTACACTTTAAAAACACAGAGACAGCAAATTTTATCTGTTGCAAAAATGTATTTGATTACTCGAGTAAAATTACAGTATCTCTGCTGTTAGTAAGTATTAAATGTTAAAGAAACTGGacctcttttcctttcagctttCCGAGAAAGTGCATGTAACAGTCCAAggttccccctgcccccctccccggtACCTaatacaaaataaacaaacactaTACTTGTTCCCTTGGTCAGGGAGTGGGGCTTGGTCTTGTAAGGAACATATGTACATTTTAATGAAAGTGATGTCTTCTCATATATACAGGAGCATCTACAGTTGTCCACAGAAGTTGTTCAAGATGCCATACTTAGCAGCATTGTGAAAGTCCAGCACGTTTTCTATAATGAATATACCTACAAGGCAAAATGTTATGTCTCAGTTTCAACTACCAAAACAACACTTCAGTATCTTCTCTAATAATCTGCGTGCTTATTACTGTACAGAAATGTATTAACATTTAAGACAACTCAAGTAAAAAGCACAATACAAATAACGGttcaaaacagaaaatgttAAACCTACAAAAATTAAAGCGGTTTTAATTTTataataaaacccaaaaccaaactgagCTGTGTAAAGGACCCACACTGTTCAGTCTATATTCCCTCAGTCCTTGTCTTAATTCTGTTTGGAAAAATTAAACAATGCGTTTGCTGACAAAATTTCCAGCAGGATCAAAGTGTACATTTATACACAGATTTTTATTAGAGACCTAATGCATCACTGAGGCATCTCATCAGTACCAGAGTTCATGTTAAACTGGATATAGAAAATAAGTTAATGCCAGAATAAGATCACCTAGCAGAACAGACTTGCAACTGCCATAAATGTTACAGCAAGTTTACAGCACTCTAGTCGATTAGTATTTAGTTCAAAATACAGGAGACCAAAGTTAATGCTTGCATTTGTTTGCAAAGCAAGGTTATATCACTAATAAATAAGCTCTCTTAGAACTCTAGAAGTAAAACATGGTACAAAAGAAAGTGTTTGTAATGTTGTAGCCTGCAGCTTGGAAAAAACAACCCTAGGTTGCACTGTTTGCAGGAATGTTATTTACGGAGTTTTTTCCTAATTTGTTGCAATTTCTTTGTTGTCTTCCACGAAGCGCGTAAAACGGAAGTTTGTCCCATTTTCATTGCTTGCCATTTTCTCCAGACCAGCTAGAGGTGCATTGGGTTCTGAATTCTGGAGCTTCTCCAGGCTTCCTGTCAAGCCACTGATGGGAGAGCTGCCACCGTTTCCCAGGCCCCCTGGTGCCAGAGGGATGCCACCATTCTGGATGACAGAGATCTCGTTGGTCTTCATGGCCAAGCCATTGGAGAGTGCTGCTGCGTACTGGTTCCAGAAGCTGGAGGGGTCTCCATTCCCTGACCGTGCAGCCAAATCCTTCTGAAACATTTCTGGGAACTTTACAGGATTGCCTCCTAGAAATGTCATGGGACCATCTACAGAAAGTCGTCTGCCTCGTCTTGCAGGAGTACTGTTCCACATGTGGGTGCCCATGTGAACCTGAAAAaacaagagaggaagaaagaaacaaacaaaaaataggGGTTGACAGGGATTTCAAACTTATTTTGAtcacagagaaggcagcagtCCATGAACCTGTCCAGTCTTGTTACATAATGAACGTCACTAAAGGTGGCGGATGCAGGGCTGCATTTCCCATCTGGAATAATAAATACACTTCTTCTGGATCAGCCCGTCACCATTACCCAGAACACCCTGGTTTCTTGCTGAACAATGCATTGCTTgttactcttttttttattaCATGTATTTAGTTTATAATGACTTCACGTTTTTCTGTCAATTGCAGATAGCTGCTTTCAGGGCTAGAATTGCTATGTCCACTTTCATTGCAATTGTAAGTATTGTATTTGACACCCTTTACCCTATAAACGTCCTTTTCAGACAGGCAGAAAGTATCCTTTACTGATTGCTCATCGGAGAGCCTCATGTATAGACAGAATGGCCTGAAAGTAATTATTCATCTCACATCACTGGCAGCAACCTCTAGAGAAATACTCTGTCAACAGAAAAATGTACACAGTCAAGTGCTCAACTGGTGTTCTAAAACTTAAGTATATTTGCTTTTTCAAACACATATCGGTAGGAAATGTTAGTTATATAATCAATTAAAGTAATGCCCATTAGTTCCAGAATTCTGTTAATAGTTTCTTTAAACATTCATCATCTTACATGATAGTTATGAAAAATAGCACAATCAAGAGCCTTTCACTTCTTAAAGAGGTGTGAGTTACAAAACACATTTCTCTGTTAATTAGTACCCCTTCCCATCATTTGGCTGTTCTGTTTCACACTCTACATAGACAGTCTTTGCTGGTGGATGAATTTTAATTAAGCATCAAAAAAAGCTCACACTTCAGACCGACTGCCAACACGAGCAGCCAACTAGAGACCATCTAGGTCTACCAGAGCTGACTACACTGTTTGTCACACCACAGATACCCAAAGGTACCAGCGCTGGCAACATTAGCAGATGTAAAAAAATCAAAAACCCCCAGGAAGGAGAAAATTAAACCTAAGAACAGCAAGAGGAAAGAGTACCTTCAGATTGCCTTTTGTTGTGAATGCTCTTCCACATATAGTGCAGGCAAAAGGTTTCTCACCAGTGTGTGTCCTTTCATGGatctgcagagcactggaggaagaaaatgttttcccacACGTGTTGCAGTAGTGCTGTTTGGGGGTTcttctggggagagcagggagcaggacaggggacGTGGCAGAGGAGGACAGCGGCCCCGAAGCAACTAGACCAGAGGGTGATTCTTTGCTATCCTGAGGAGAGCTGTGCACAAAGCCATTAACCTCAGTCTTTATGAGCGATGACAGTGAATTAGCAGGCATAACCGAAGAGTTCTGATTAGGGCCTATACTGGAATTAGGCTCAAAGAGCTGTGATGGTAGATCTCGCATTTGATGTGTCAACATATGCTGCTTCAAATTACCCTTTGTGGAAAAGCCACGATTGCAAACTGTGCAAATAAATGGTCTCTCTTTGGTATGACTTCTGTAATGAATGTCCAAGGCACTCTGACATGCAAACGTTTTGCCACAAATGTCACATGCGGTGTTTTTAAATTTACCTCGATCTCTAAAAGGAAAGAGCATACTCAGAGACTCTTCTTTAATCATTTTATCAGTGTTACTAGATGTCAAGTCCAAAGCACCACTGTTAGCTGGGGTTGGAGACAGACCATTGGCAAATTCACTTGGTAAAGCTCTCACTGGCTTCTCCTCATTACTTGGTGACTTGTGGTAATCGGTAGTGCTGTTGGATGGGGACAAGGCCTGCATGGAAGAGGTAGACTCTGAGACAGCAGGGCTTCCAGCACTTTGGCTTTCCATATCACCGCCAACAGATGACGAATCGTTAGTCAAAACGTCCCCTTCCACTGACCCATTTTCAACTGACTTTAAGCTGGCTTGAAGTTGTTCAGCCAGTCCCGCATTGATCATCTTCATCTGATTTTCCAGAGCAGCAATACTTGACATTtccagaggcagaggggaagaagacaAGCTGTCTTGCGATGCATCTGCAGATTTAGGTGTATCTGGCACGCTGCTGTCAGGACAGTCTTCCATGTTCTCATCTGAGAAGTTGTCTATATCATCAAAATTCTTATCATCAAAAGATCCTGTATCTGATTCCATTGACTCAGGATAGTTTTCTGTCACTGGAGTGTTGGGGATCTGCCCTCCCATGTGCATTcggatgtgctgctgcagcacaacagCGTTGGTGAATTTTTTCTGGCAGATCGGACACGAATGTTGTACCCTCAGAGGGGGCATGGCACGGTGGACACTGTAATGAGTCTTTAAATTGCCTTTAGTAGTAAAAGCACGACCACAAATCTTACATTTAAACGGCCTCTCACCAGTATGTGTGCGGTAATGCATTTTCAGTGCACTCTGGCAACTGAGGACTCGGTGGCAAATGATGCACTCATTAGGATCAGTTGCCTTTTTGTCAATGTTTTCTACCAGTTGCTGCAACTTTGATGTTTCAGATGCTGATGTTGAATCCAGTAGTCCTCCAAATGGAAACTTTGCCTTAAATTGCTCTGACATTAGAGGCATCAGTGGATTTGTAAAAGTGGCCACACTGCCAGAGCCCGAGTCTGCTGCTGGtgagctcacagagctgctcatgtTAGTGATGGCGCTTGTGTTTTGAGGGTTTTCTTCCATTTTACCATTTGAGGTAGGCAAACCACCAGCCTCTACCTCATCAGAAAGTCCATTGGTAATTTTTGATGTGGGATCAGCTGTTCCCGAGTCACTCTTGACAGAGTTGGGAGGGCTAGCAGAAGGATGGCTAATGGGAATCGGCTGAGGCTCCTCTGTTTTGATGAATGGGGTCAAGCTTGGAATCGTTGGTGGGAGTGGCAGGCCAACAGAAGTTGTCAGGGTGGAAAGGACTGGCTTGCTGTCCAGCCAGCTTGTGACAGGTTTCTCTGGTGGTATAGACATCCCGTAAGGAATACCCGTGCTCGTAGGAATATTGTCCAAATGCTCTGGCACCGGGTATGGATTCATTTGAATATGAGGGTATTTTTCTTTGTGACGCTGAAAATGGACCTTTAAGTTTCCCTTTGTGGAGAACCTGTTTCCACATATGTTGCATTTAAATGGCCTCTCGCCAGTGTGAGAACGCAAATGAATCTGCAAGGCACTGTCACTCCCAAACACTTTAGCACAGAACCTGCATTTATGCTTAAAGAATGCCTCGTCTGAATTACTTTTAGCTTCAAAAGCAGTTACATTTGGTggcttgctttttctttgctgtgccAAGGCAGTCAAGGAGTTTAAATCCTCTGCAGGTGTTCCAATATtgggcaaggggctggagaaAACAGAGTTACTAGGGGTGGGCTGAGGTAGAAGTGGATTAGATGCAGGACTTAATAAACTGCTTATTGCAAAAGCTGGTGAAGATGATGCTGATACTGGTGGGTTGCTGAGCTGTGAGCCACCAATACTTGAAGCCACTTTTTCTGAGGATGGTGTTgtaactgctgctgccagtatGTTAATATTTGGAGAAGAGCCACTACTGGATGGAATTAGAGTGTTGCCAGGGTTGCTCTGAGGTAGCTGTATAGGGGGTAGCTGTTTCacaccactgatgctggcaGATTGACTAGCAAGGCTTTGTGCtaatccagctgctgcagccagctgctgggatAAATGGGAACTTAATGTGGACAAGGGGTTGGCAGATGTTCTTAAAGTACCTTGAGAAGGACTAGAAGATGTTGGCATGTCTGCATTTTGGGAAGCCAACAATAATATTTGGTGACGAATTTGTTCAATCAGTTGCAACTGatggatctgctgctgctgtaatgcCAACAGTTGCTCCATCAGGGCAGGTACAGCAAGCTTACTGTTCGATGCACCGTTACATCTTGCTTCCTGTGAGAACTGTGCTACTGCCACTTTAGTACTCTGAAGGTTTTCAATTATTACATTACTATTTATCACTGAAAAGTTGCCTAATGTTGTCAGATCCCCTATGTGAGGTAGAGAGGTTGTTACAGCTGAGGTACCCATTGTGGAGCTGTTACTGCTTGTAATACTATTGTTGACACTCTTGGAACTGCTACTGCTATTGTTAATGCTGGAAGCCTCCACATCCATGGATTCTTCCCTGTCAAGTTTGTTATGCTCTGAAAGGTCACTGCAGTCTACTTGATCTGTGTTATTAACTGTGTCATTCATCTGTTCATCAGGATTATCAGAAGGGGAACTAGGAGGGAAGGTTTCAGAAGGAGAAGCTGGATTTTCATTCACAATTAGAACTAATTGATTTTTAGTACAATTCTTCTTGTGTTGCAGGAGATCTGATAATTCAAAGAACTCAGCACAGCACCTGCCACAGACATGGGCGTCCTTGTTCTTAGTGGTTCGATTTGCTTGACCCTTTTCTGTGTCTCCTAAAACATCAAAAGATGATGGATTAGGAACCAAACAGTAATACAGAAAAATTCTG encodes:
- the SALL1 gene encoding sal-like protein 1 isoform X1, whose protein sequence is MSRRKQAKPQHFQSDPDLALLSQRNGDTEKGQANRTTKNKDAHVCGRCCAEFFELSDLLQHKKNCTKNQLVLIVNENPASPSETFPPSSPSDNPDEQMNDTVNNTDQVDCSDLSEHNKLDREESMDVEASSINNSSSSSKSVNNSITSSNSSTMGTSAVTTSLPHIGDLTTLGNFSVINSNVIIENLQSTKVAVAQFSQEARCNGASNSKLAVPALMEQLLALQQQQIHQLQLIEQIRHQILLLASQNADMPTSSSPSQGTLRTSANPLSTLSSHLSQQLAAAAGLAQSLASQSASISGVKQLPPIQLPQSNPGNTLIPSSSGSSPNINILAAAVTTPSSEKVASSIGGSQLSNPPVSASSSPAFAISSLLSPASNPLLPQPTPSNSVFSSPLPNIGTPAEDLNSLTALAQQRKSKPPNVTAFEAKSNSDEAFFKHKCRFCAKVFGSDSALQIHLRSHTGERPFKCNICGNRFSTKGNLKVHFQRHKEKYPHIQMNPYPVPEHLDNIPTSTGIPYGMSIPPEKPVTSWLDSKPVLSTLTTSVGLPLPPTIPSLTPFIKTEEPQPIPISHPSASPPNSVKSDSGTADPTSKITNGLSDEVEAGGLPTSNGKMEENPQNTSAITNMSSSVSSPAADSGSGSVATFTNPLMPLMSEQFKAKFPFGGLLDSTSASETSKLQQLVENIDKKATDPNECIICHRVLSCQSALKMHYRTHTGERPFKCKICGRAFTTKGNLKTHYSVHRAMPPLRVQHSCPICQKKFTNAVVLQQHIRMHMGGQIPNTPVTENYPESMESDTGSFDDKNFDDIDNFSDENMEDCPDSSVPDTPKSADASQDSLSSSPLPLEMSSIAALENQMKMINAGLAEQLQASLKSVENGSVEGDVLTNDSSSVGGDMESQSAGSPAVSESTSSMQALSPSNSTTDYHKSPSNEEKPVRALPSEFANGLSPTPANSGALDLTSSNTDKMIKEESLSMLFPFRDRGKFKNTACDICGKTFACQSALDIHYRSHTKERPFICTVCNRGFSTKGNLKQHMLTHQMRDLPSQLFEPNSSIGPNQNSSVMPANSLSSLIKTEVNGFVHSSPQDSKESPSGLVASGPLSSSATSPVLLPALPRRTPKQHYCNTCGKTFSSSSALQIHERTHTGEKPFACTICGRAFTTKGNLKVHMGTHMWNSTPARRGRRLSVDGPMTFLGGNPVKFPEMFQKDLAARSGNGDPSSFWNQYAAALSNGLAMKTNEISVIQNGGIPLAPGGLGNGGSSPISGLTGSLEKLQNSEPNAPLAGLEKMASNENGTNFRFTRFVEDNKEIATN
- the SALL1 gene encoding sal-like protein 1 isoform X2; translation: MRAGAAGLRRDRPAAGQKRFGPAGDTEKGQANRTTKNKDAHVCGRCCAEFFELSDLLQHKKNCTKNQLVLIVNENPASPSETFPPSSPSDNPDEQMNDTVNNTDQVDCSDLSEHNKLDREESMDVEASSINNSSSSSKSVNNSITSSNSSTMGTSAVTTSLPHIGDLTTLGNFSVINSNVIIENLQSTKVAVAQFSQEARCNGASNSKLAVPALMEQLLALQQQQIHQLQLIEQIRHQILLLASQNADMPTSSSPSQGTLRTSANPLSTLSSHLSQQLAAAAGLAQSLASQSASISGVKQLPPIQLPQSNPGNTLIPSSSGSSPNINILAAAVTTPSSEKVASSIGGSQLSNPPVSASSSPAFAISSLLSPASNPLLPQPTPSNSVFSSPLPNIGTPAEDLNSLTALAQQRKSKPPNVTAFEAKSNSDEAFFKHKCRFCAKVFGSDSALQIHLRSHTGERPFKCNICGNRFSTKGNLKVHFQRHKEKYPHIQMNPYPVPEHLDNIPTSTGIPYGMSIPPEKPVTSWLDSKPVLSTLTTSVGLPLPPTIPSLTPFIKTEEPQPIPISHPSASPPNSVKSDSGTADPTSKITNGLSDEVEAGGLPTSNGKMEENPQNTSAITNMSSSVSSPAADSGSGSVATFTNPLMPLMSEQFKAKFPFGGLLDSTSASETSKLQQLVENIDKKATDPNECIICHRVLSCQSALKMHYRTHTGERPFKCKICGRAFTTKGNLKTHYSVHRAMPPLRVQHSCPICQKKFTNAVVLQQHIRMHMGGQIPNTPVTENYPESMESDTGSFDDKNFDDIDNFSDENMEDCPDSSVPDTPKSADASQDSLSSSPLPLEMSSIAALENQMKMINAGLAEQLQASLKSVENGSVEGDVLTNDSSSVGGDMESQSAGSPAVSESTSSMQALSPSNSTTDYHKSPSNEEKPVRALPSEFANGLSPTPANSGALDLTSSNTDKMIKEESLSMLFPFRDRGKFKNTACDICGKTFACQSALDIHYRSHTKERPFICTVCNRGFSTKGNLKQHMLTHQMRDLPSQLFEPNSSIGPNQNSSVMPANSLSSLIKTEVNGFVHSSPQDSKESPSGLVASGPLSSSATSPVLLPALPRRTPKQHYCNTCGKTFSSSSALQIHERTHTGEKPFACTICGRAFTTKGNLKVHMGTHMWNSTPARRGRRLSVDGPMTFLGGNPVKFPEMFQKDLAARSGNGDPSSFWNQYAAALSNGLAMKTNEISVIQNGGIPLAPGGLGNGGSSPISGLTGSLEKLQNSEPNAPLAGLEKMASNENGTNFRFTRFVEDNKEIATN